A window of the Brassica napus cultivar Da-Ae chromosome C5, Da-Ae, whole genome shotgun sequence genome harbors these coding sequences:
- the LOC106359277 gene encoding UDP-rhamnose/UDP-galactose transporter 6 isoform X1, with protein MFNVVTSVGIIFVNKALMATYGYSFATILTGLHFAFTTLMTIVLRCLGYIQPSHLPFAELLRFILFANFSIVGMNVSLMWNTVGFYQAIAKLSMIPVSCLLEMVLDKIRYSRDTKLSIGLVLVGVGVCTVTDVSVNSKGFLAAFVAVWSTSLQQYYVHYLQRKYSLSSFNFLGHTAPAQAATLLVVGPFLDYWLTEKRVDMYDYNLVSVLFITLSCTIAIGTNLSQFICIGRFTAVSFQVLGHMKTILVLVMGFFFFGREGLNLHVVIGMIIAVLGMIWYGNASSKPGGKERRSYSLPTTRQQKLGAASDSDDNEDKA; from the exons ATGTTCAATGTCGTCACTTCTGTTGGTATCATCTTTGTCAATAAAGCTTTAATGGCCACTTATGGTTATAGCTTTG CTACAATCTTAACCGGTTTACATTTCGCTTTTACAACTCTCATGACCATTGTTCTAAGATGTCTTGGTTACATTCAGCCCTCTCATCTTCCCTTTGCCGAGCTTCTGAGGTTTATTCTCTTTGCAAACTTCTCCATCGTTGGAATGAACGTCAGTCTTATGTGGAACACTGTCGGTTTTTATCAGGCA ATTGCAAAGCTCAGCATGATTCCTGTATCCTGCTTGTTGGAAATGGTGTTAGATAAGATCCGTTACTCCAGAGACACAAAGCTTAGCATAGGATTGGTTCTTGTGGGTGTTGGTGTTTGCACTGTCACTGACGTTAGTGTGAATAGCAAAGGCTTTCTAGCCGCTTTTGTTGCTGTGTGGAGTACTTCTCTGCAACAATAC TATGTACATTACCTTCAGCGCAAGTACTCGCTTAGCTCATTCAACTTCTTGGGACATACCGCTCCAGCCCAAGCCGCAACATTGCTGGTTGTTGGTCCGTTTCTTGATTATTGGCTCACAGAAAAAAGAGTAGACATGTACGACTACAACTTGGTCTCTGTG CTGTTTATAACCCTATCGTGCACAATAGCGATTGGGACCAACCTAAGTCAGTTCATCTGCATCGGGAGATTCACAGCGGTATCGTTCCAAGTCCTGGGACACATGAAGACGATCCTGGTGCTCGTAATgggattcttcttctttggtagAGAAGGTCTAAACTTGCACGTGGTCATTGGAATGATCATTGCAGTACTTGGTATGATCTGGTACGGCAATGCCTCTTCTAAGCCAGGTGGGAAAGAGCGACGAAGCTATTCTCTTCCAACGACCCGTCAACAGAAACTTGGAGCTGCTTCTGATTCCGACGACAACGAAGACAAAGCCTAG
- the LOC106359277 gene encoding UDP-rhamnose/UDP-galactose transporter 6 isoform X2: MFNVVTSVGIIFVNKALMATYGYSFATILTGLHFAFTTLMTIVLRCLGYIQPSHLPFAELLRFILFANFSIVGMNIAKLSMIPVSCLLEMVLDKIRYSRDTKLSIGLVLVGVGVCTVTDVSVNSKGFLAAFVAVWSTSLQQYYVHYLQRKYSLSSFNFLGHTAPAQAATLLVVGPFLDYWLTEKRVDMYDYNLVSVLFITLSCTIAIGTNLSQFICIGRFTAVSFQVLGHMKTILVLVMGFFFFGREGLNLHVVIGMIIAVLGMIWYGNASSKPGGKERRSYSLPTTRQQKLGAASDSDDNEDKA, encoded by the exons ATGTTCAATGTCGTCACTTCTGTTGGTATCATCTTTGTCAATAAAGCTTTAATGGCCACTTATGGTTATAGCTTTG CTACAATCTTAACCGGTTTACATTTCGCTTTTACAACTCTCATGACCATTGTTCTAAGATGTCTTGGTTACATTCAGCCCTCTCATCTTCCCTTTGCCGAGCTTCTGAGGTTTATTCTCTTTGCAAACTTCTCCATCGTTGGAATGAAC ATTGCAAAGCTCAGCATGATTCCTGTATCCTGCTTGTTGGAAATGGTGTTAGATAAGATCCGTTACTCCAGAGACACAAAGCTTAGCATAGGATTGGTTCTTGTGGGTGTTGGTGTTTGCACTGTCACTGACGTTAGTGTGAATAGCAAAGGCTTTCTAGCCGCTTTTGTTGCTGTGTGGAGTACTTCTCTGCAACAATAC TATGTACATTACCTTCAGCGCAAGTACTCGCTTAGCTCATTCAACTTCTTGGGACATACCGCTCCAGCCCAAGCCGCAACATTGCTGGTTGTTGGTCCGTTTCTTGATTATTGGCTCACAGAAAAAAGAGTAGACATGTACGACTACAACTTGGTCTCTGTG CTGTTTATAACCCTATCGTGCACAATAGCGATTGGGACCAACCTAAGTCAGTTCATCTGCATCGGGAGATTCACAGCGGTATCGTTCCAAGTCCTGGGACACATGAAGACGATCCTGGTGCTCGTAATgggattcttcttctttggtagAGAAGGTCTAAACTTGCACGTGGTCATTGGAATGATCATTGCAGTACTTGGTATGATCTGGTACGGCAATGCCTCTTCTAAGCCAGGTGGGAAAGAGCGACGAAGCTATTCTCTTCCAACGACCCGTCAACAGAAACTTGGAGCTGCTTCTGATTCCGACGACAACGAAGACAAAGCCTAG
- the LOC106359277 gene encoding UDP-rhamnose/UDP-galactose transporter 6 isoform X3: protein MFNVVTSVGIIFVNKALMATYGYSFATILTGLHFAFTTLMTIVLRCLGYIQPSHLPFAELLRFILFANFSIVGMNVSLMWNTVGFYQIAKLSMIPVSCLLEMVLDKIRYSRDTKLSIGLVLVGVGVCTVTDVSVNSKGFLAAFVAVWSTSLQQYYVHYLQRKYSLSSFNFLGHTAPAQAATLLVVGPFLDYWLTEKRVDMYDYNLVSVLFITLSCTIAIGTNLSQFICIGRFTAVSFQVLGHMKTILVLVMGFFFFGREGLNLHVVIGMIIAVLGMIWYGNASSKPGGKERRSYSLPTTRQQKLGAASDSDDNEDKA, encoded by the exons ATGTTCAATGTCGTCACTTCTGTTGGTATCATCTTTGTCAATAAAGCTTTAATGGCCACTTATGGTTATAGCTTTG CTACAATCTTAACCGGTTTACATTTCGCTTTTACAACTCTCATGACCATTGTTCTAAGATGTCTTGGTTACATTCAGCCCTCTCATCTTCCCTTTGCCGAGCTTCTGAGGTTTATTCTCTTTGCAAACTTCTCCATCGTTGGAATGAACGTCAGTCTTATGTGGAACACTGTCGGTTTTTATCAG ATTGCAAAGCTCAGCATGATTCCTGTATCCTGCTTGTTGGAAATGGTGTTAGATAAGATCCGTTACTCCAGAGACACAAAGCTTAGCATAGGATTGGTTCTTGTGGGTGTTGGTGTTTGCACTGTCACTGACGTTAGTGTGAATAGCAAAGGCTTTCTAGCCGCTTTTGTTGCTGTGTGGAGTACTTCTCTGCAACAATAC TATGTACATTACCTTCAGCGCAAGTACTCGCTTAGCTCATTCAACTTCTTGGGACATACCGCTCCAGCCCAAGCCGCAACATTGCTGGTTGTTGGTCCGTTTCTTGATTATTGGCTCACAGAAAAAAGAGTAGACATGTACGACTACAACTTGGTCTCTGTG CTGTTTATAACCCTATCGTGCACAATAGCGATTGGGACCAACCTAAGTCAGTTCATCTGCATCGGGAGATTCACAGCGGTATCGTTCCAAGTCCTGGGACACATGAAGACGATCCTGGTGCTCGTAATgggattcttcttctttggtagAGAAGGTCTAAACTTGCACGTGGTCATTGGAATGATCATTGCAGTACTTGGTATGATCTGGTACGGCAATGCCTCTTCTAAGCCAGGTGGGAAAGAGCGACGAAGCTATTCTCTTCCAACGACCCGTCAACAGAAACTTGGAGCTGCTTCTGATTCCGACGACAACGAAGACAAAGCCTAG